One Methanocaldococcus villosus KIN24-T80 genomic window carries:
- a CDS encoding XTP/dITP diphosphatase, giving the protein MLLYFATGNINKVKEAEIILKDIKIQQINIKYPEIQGSLEEVAEFGAKYVYNIIKKPVIVEDSGFFVEALNGFPGPYSRYVQETIGNEGILKLLEDKDNRNAYFKCVIGYCDENGVKLFSGIIRGKVSEEIRGEHGFAYDSIFIPEGESRTFAEMSREEKSRISHRKLAFDKLREFLKRGKYEI; this is encoded by the coding sequence ATTTTGTTATATTTTGCTACAGGAAATATAAACAAAGTAAAAGAGGCAGAGATTATCTTAAAAGATATTAAAATTCAGCAAATAAATATTAAGTATCCTGAAATTCAAGGTAGTTTAGAAGAAGTAGCAGAATTTGGAGCAAAGTATGTGTATAATATAATAAAAAAACCTGTAATTGTTGAAGATTCTGGATTTTTTGTTGAAGCCTTGAATGGATTTCCTGGGCCTTATTCAAGATATGTTCAAGAAACTATTGGAAATGAAGGAATATTAAAATTATTAGAAGATAAAGATAATAGAAATGCTTATTTTAAATGTGTAATTGGATATTGTGATGAAAATGGAGTTAAACTTTTCTCTGGAATTATAAGAGGAAAAGTATCAGAAGAGATTAGAGGAGAACATGGATTTGCATATGATAGTATATTTATTCCAGAAGGGGAAAGTAGAACATTTGCTGAGATGAGTAGAGAAGAAAAAAGTAGAATATCACATAGAAAATTAGCTTTTGATAAGTTAAGAGAATTTCTAAAAAGGGGAAAGTATGAGATTTAA
- the sepS gene encoding O-phosphoserine--tRNA ligase: MRFNIKEVLNLAERDFEKAWRDSKKYIKKEINKRYPRINIEYGKPHPVMEVIQRLREAYLRMGFEEVINPIIVDELEVYKQFGSEAMAVLDRCFYLAGLPRPDVGLSKEKIEIIKNLNIDIDDNKAERLRETLHKYKKGEVDGDDLIYEISKALNIDNELALKVLDKAFPEFKDLKPEASSLTLRSHMTSGWFITLSHLIKKRDLPIKLFSIDRCFRREQREDRSHLYSYHSASCVIADEDVSEDEGKAVAEALLKQFGFTKFKFKLDEKKSKYYTPETQTEVYAFHPKLNDWIEIATFGVYSPVSLSKYNIDVPVMNLGLGVERLTMVLYNYDDVRRMVYPQFYELILDDIEIARAIKIDKTPILDEFHDLTCEIIDKCISHKDDIAPTSITFEKTLKFNSEKRRIIIKIFENEEGKKLLGPSVLNEIYVYNGNIYGIPKNLEGIKEEYRDVLKDVKDHGVSTGIRYIDGVIYKLTSKIEEALVSNIDRFNFRVTIVRNLSDINLKVDDKVMKYLMRNEKIIDVRGPVFLNAEVIIH; encoded by the coding sequence ATGAGATTTAATATAAAAGAGGTATTAAATTTAGCAGAGAGAGATTTTGAAAAAGCTTGGAGAGATAGTAAGAAGTATATAAAAAAGGAGATTAATAAAAGATATCCAAGAATAAATATAGAATATGGCAAACCTCATCCCGTTATGGAAGTGATCCAAAGACTTAGAGAAGCATATTTAAGAATGGGTTTTGAAGAGGTAATAAATCCTATTATAGTGGATGAATTGGAAGTTTATAAGCAGTTTGGTTCTGAAGCTATGGCTGTATTGGATAGATGTTTCTACTTAGCTGGTTTACCCAGACCTGATGTAGGATTGAGTAAGGAAAAGATAGAAATAATTAAAAACTTAAATATAGATATTGATGATAATAAAGCTGAAAGGCTTAGGGAGACATTACACAAATATAAAAAAGGTGAAGTTGATGGAGATGATTTAATTTATGAAATTTCAAAAGCATTAAACATAGATAATGAACTTGCTTTAAAAGTCTTAGATAAAGCTTTCCCTGAATTTAAGGATCTTAAACCTGAAGCCTCTTCTCTAACATTGAGAAGCCATATGACTTCAGGATGGTTCATAACATTAAGCCATTTAATTAAAAAAAGAGATCTACCTATAAAATTATTTTCAATAGATAGATGTTTTAGAAGAGAACAAAGAGAAGATAGGAGTCATTTATATAGCTATCATTCAGCTTCATGTGTTATTGCTGATGAAGATGTATCTGAAGATGAGGGAAAAGCTGTTGCTGAAGCATTATTAAAACAGTTTGGATTCACAAAATTTAAGTTCAAATTGGATGAAAAGAAGAGTAAATATTACACTCCAGAAACTCAGACTGAAGTTTATGCATTTCATCCTAAGCTTAATGATTGGATAGAAATTGCTACTTTTGGAGTTTACTCTCCTGTTTCTCTATCTAAATATAATATAGATGTTCCTGTTATGAACTTAGGTTTGGGTGTAGAAAGGCTTACTATGGTTTTATACAATTACGATGATGTTAGGAGAATGGTTTACCCACAGTTTTATGAACTGATATTGGATGATATTGAAATAGCAAGAGCTATTAAAATAGATAAAACTCCTATTTTAGATGAATTTCATGATCTTACTTGTGAGATTATAGATAAGTGTATCAGTCATAAAGATGATATTGCTCCAACATCTATAACATTTGAGAAGACTCTGAAATTTAACAGTGAAAAAAGAAGAATTATAATTAAAATTTTTGAAAATGAAGAAGGGAAAAAACTGTTAGGTCCTTCTGTTTTGAATGAAATTTATGTTTATAATGGAAACATATATGGAATACCTAAAAACTTAGAAGGAATAAAAGAGGAGTATAGAGATGTGTTAAAAGATGTGAAAGATCATGGGGTGAGTACTGGGATAAGATATATAGATGGGGTTATATATAAACTAACATCTAAAATAGAAGAAGCTTTAGTCTCTAACATAGATAGGTTTAACTTTAGAGTTACAATAGTTAGGAACTTAAGTGATATCAACTTAAAAGTGGATGATAAAGTTATGAAGTATTTAATGAGAAATGAAAAAATTATTGATGTTAGAGGTCCTGTTTTCTTAAATGCTGAAGTAATAATACACTAA
- the thpR gene encoding RNA 2',3'-cyclic phosphodiesterase, with amino-acid sequence MRLFLAIDIPKDIKNKIYEFQKSFKIKGIKLVEKENLHITVKFLGEVDENLLNKILDLDLSIEPIRIKLKNLGVFPNENFIRVIWVGVEGDKIIDLFKDIDKKLSTLGFKKENNYIPHLTIGRVKFIENKKLLKDRIREFKNVEFGSFTAEKIKLYKSTLTREGPIYEIIKEW; translated from the coding sequence ATGAGATTATTTTTAGCTATAGACATTCCAAAAGATATAAAAAACAAGATTTATGAGTTTCAGAAAAGTTTTAAAATTAAAGGAATAAAACTTGTTGAAAAAGAAAATTTGCATATAACAGTGAAGTTCTTAGGAGAAGTTGATGAAAATTTATTAAATAAAATTTTAGATCTTGACCTATCCATAGAACCAATAAGAATAAAACTAAAAAATTTAGGAGTGTTTCCAAATGAGAATTTTATAAGAGTTATTTGGGTAGGTGTTGAAGGAGATAAAATAATTGATTTATTTAAAGATATAGACAAAAAATTATCAACATTAGGTTTTAAAAAGGAAAATAATTATATTCCACATCTAACTATAGGTAGGGTTAAATTTATAGAGAATAAAAAGTTATTAAAAGATAGAATAAGAGAGTTTAAGAATGTTGAATTTGGTTCTTTCACAGCTGAAAAAATAAAATTATATAAATCTACTTTAACAAGAGAAGGGCCTATTTATGAAATTATAAAGGAGTGGTAA
- a CDS encoding Trm112 family protein: MSWIEKYLEILQCPYCGGDLYLDSNKLVCKKCKRVFDIIEGIPILLRR; encoded by the coding sequence ATGAGTTGGATAGAGAAATATTTGGAGATCTTACAATGTCCATACTGTGGAGGAGATTTGTATTTAGATAGTAATAAATTAGTATGTAAAAAGTGTAAAAGGGTGTTTGATATAATAGAAGGTATCCCAATTCTTTTGAGGAGATAA
- the speB gene encoding agmatinase yields the protein MFIDLSKYMLADADYKSADGVIISIPYDETTSFKPGARDGGKAIREASWGLESYSPILDRDLTEVKYCDLKDLDLYGNQKDIFNLITNTIKNILNDGKKPIIFGGEHSITFPIIKAVKEIYNDFIVIQFDAHCDLRDEYLGNPLSHACVMRRIYEINKNIFQFGVRSGDKEEWEFIKKCNIYSKQRLLNEEDIDIIKDINKPIYVTIDIDVLDPAFAPGTGTPEPCGFTTKELFNSLYLLRDVKDMIVGFDIVEVAPIYDLANITAITAAKIARELMLMIL from the coding sequence GTGTTTATAGATCTATCTAAATATATGTTAGCTGATGCTGATTATAAATCTGCTGATGGGGTTATTATATCCATTCCTTATGATGAAACCACCTCTTTTAAACCTGGAGCAAGAGATGGGGGGAAAGCTATAAGAGAGGCCTCATGGGGATTAGAAAGTTATAGCCCAATATTGGATAGAGATCTTACAGAAGTAAAATACTGTGATTTAAAAGACCTTGATTTATATGGTAACCAAAAAGATATTTTTAATTTAATAACAAATACCATAAAAAATATACTTAATGATGGTAAAAAGCCTATTATTTTTGGCGGAGAACATTCAATTACATTTCCAATAATTAAAGCAGTAAAAGAGATTTATAATGATTTTATTGTTATTCAGTTTGATGCCCACTGTGATTTAAGAGATGAATATTTGGGAAACCCCTTATCACATGCCTGTGTTATGAGAAGGATATATGAGATTAATAAAAACATTTTTCAGTTTGGAGTTAGAAGTGGAGATAAAGAAGAGTGGGAGTTTATAAAGAAGTGTAATATATACTCTAAGCAGAGGTTATTAAATGAAGAAGATATTGATATAATTAAAGATATAAATAAACCAATATATGTAACAATTGACATTGATGTTCTTGACCCTGCTTTTGCTCCAGGAACAGGAACTCCAGAACCATGTGGATTTACAACAAAAGAGCTATTTAATTCACTATATCTATTAAGAGATGTTAAAGATATGATTGTAGGATTTGATATTGTTGAGGTAGCTCCAATATATGATCTAGCTAATATAACAGCAATAACTGCAGCTAAAATAGCAAGAGAGTTGATGCTAATGATACTATGA
- the rpl12p gene encoding 50S ribosomal protein P1 — protein sequence MEYIYAALLLHSAGKEINEENLKAVLQAAGIEVDEARIKALVAGLEGVNIDEAIANAAMPVAVAAPAPAVEEKKEEAKEEKKEEKKEEETAAVAGLAALFG from the coding sequence ATGGAGTACATATATGCAGCACTACTATTACACTCAGCAGGAAAAGAGATTAATGAAGAGAACTTAAAAGCTGTTTTGCAGGCTGCAGGAATAGAAGTTGATGAAGCTAGAATAAAGGCATTAGTAGCTGGATTAGAGGGAGTTAATATTGATGAAGCTATTGCTAATGCAGCAATGCCAGTAGCTGTAGCAGCTCCAGCTCCAGCAGTAGAAGAGAAGAAAGAGGAAGCTAAAGAGGAGAAGAAAGAAGAGAAGAAGGAAGAAGAAACTGCTGCTGTTGCTGGTTTGGCTGCACTCTTTGGCTAA
- a CDS encoding 50S ribosomal protein L10: MTTKVKPHVAPWKIEEVKTLKSLIKSKPVVAIVDMMDVPAPQLQEIRAKIRDKVKLRMSRNTLIKRAIKEASEELNNPKLAELANYVERGAAILVTDMNPFKLYKLLEENKSPAPVKGGQIAPCDIKVEKGSTGMPPGPFLSELKAVGIPAAIEKGKIAIKEDKVVVRKGEVVSPQLAAVLNKLGIKPIKVGLDILAVYEDGIIYTPEVLKIDESKLLSDIQTAYQHAMNLAFNIAYPAKEVLPMLIQKAFMEAKALALESCYVTKDTAGDILAKAQAQALALAKLLPDEALDEEIKNLMSSAPAPAVEEKKEEAKEEKKEEKKEEETAAAGLALLF, encoded by the coding sequence ATGACAACAAAAGTAAAACCTCATGTAGCTCCATGGAAGATTGAAGAAGTTAAAACATTGAAAAGTTTAATAAAAAGTAAGCCAGTTGTTGCTATTGTAGATATGATGGATGTCCCTGCACCACAGTTACAAGAAATTAGGGCAAAAATAAGAGATAAGGTTAAACTTAGGATGTCAAGAAACACACTAATAAAAAGAGCTATAAAAGAGGCTTCTGAGGAATTAAATAATCCTAAGTTAGCAGAATTAGCTAATTATGTTGAGAGAGGGGCAGCAATATTAGTTACTGATATGAATCCATTTAAATTATATAAGTTATTAGAGGAGAATAAAAGTCCTGCTCCAGTTAAAGGAGGGCAAATAGCTCCATGTGATATTAAAGTTGAAAAGGGTTCAACAGGGATGCCTCCAGGTCCATTTTTAAGTGAATTAAAAGCTGTAGGAATTCCTGCAGCTATTGAAAAAGGTAAAATTGCTATAAAAGAGGATAAAGTAGTTGTTAGGAAAGGAGAAGTGGTTTCTCCACAGTTAGCTGCAGTATTAAATAAATTAGGAATAAAACCAATAAAAGTAGGGTTAGATATCTTAGCTGTTTATGAGGATGGAATTATATATACCCCAGAAGTTTTAAAGATTGATGAGAGTAAGTTGTTAAGTGATATACAAACAGCTTACCAACATGCAATGAACTTAGCATTTAATATAGCATATCCAGCAAAGGAAGTATTGCCAATGTTAATACAAAAGGCATTTATGGAGGCAAAGGCATTAGCATTAGAATCATGTTATGTAACAAAAGATACTGCTGGAGATATATTAGCAAAAGCTCAAGCTCAAGCTTTAGCTTTAGCAAAATTACTGCCTGATGAAGCATTAGATGAAGAAATTAAAAACTTAATGTCATCAGCTCCAGCTCCAGCAGTAGAAGAGAAGAAAGAGGAAGCTAAAGAGGAGAAGAAAGAAGAGAAGAAGGAAGAAGAAACTGCTGCAGCAGGTTTAGCCCTATTATTCTAA
- a CDS encoding 50S ribosomal protein L1, which produces MDREAILKAVKEARSLAKPRNFTQSFEFIATLKELDMRKPENRIKAEVVLPHGRGKEAKIAVIAEGPLAQQAEELGLTVIRKDQIEELGKNKRQLRKIAKAHDFFIAQADLMPLIGRYFGVILGPRGKMPKPVPANADIKPLVERLKKTVVINTRDKPYFQVLVGNEKMSDEQIVDNIEAVLNVVAKKYEKGLYHIKDAYVKLTMGPAVKIEKEKEKVKKK; this is translated from the coding sequence ATGGATAGAGAAGCGATATTGAAAGCTGTAAAAGAAGCTCGTTCTTTAGCAAAGCCAAGAAATTTTACTCAATCATTTGAATTCATTGCAACATTAAAAGAATTAGACATGAGAAAACCAGAAAATAGAATAAAAGCTGAAGTAGTTTTACCACATGGTAGAGGAAAAGAAGCTAAGATTGCTGTTATAGCTGAAGGACCATTAGCTCAGCAAGCTGAAGAGCTGGGTTTAACAGTTATAAGAAAAGATCAGATAGAGGAACTTGGGAAAAATAAAAGACAGTTAAGAAAAATAGCTAAAGCTCATGACTTCTTTATAGCTCAAGCAGATTTAATGCCATTGATTGGTAGATACTTTGGGGTTATATTAGGTCCCAGAGGTAAGATGCCAAAACCAGTGCCAGCTAACGCGGATATAAAACCATTAGTAGAAAGATTAAAAAAGACAGTAGTTATTAATACAAGAGATAAGCCATATTTCCAAGTTCTTGTAGGTAATGAAAAAATGAGTGATGAGCAAATAGTTGATAATATTGAAGCAGTTTTAAATGTTGTAGCTAAAAAGTATGAAAAAGGATTGTATCATATAAAAGATGCTTATGTCAAACTAACAATGGGTCCAGCAGTTAAGATAGAAAAGGAGAAAGAAAAAGTTAAAAAGAAATAA
- a CDS encoding carbohydrate kinase family protein: MITCIGHIALDYIFNIDRFPEPNSSVQIPSAKLYYGGAAANTAVAIKKLGVDCELISCVGYDFKDSRYEKYLKKLGVNISKLYYSEDEETPKAWIFTDKENNQITFFLWGAAKHYKELNPPNFDTNIVHIATGDPDYNLRAAKKAYGKAIVSFDPGQDLPQYSENSLRELIKHTNFLFLNKYEFDRISKMLNFNLDDFLKYVDILVVTKGEKGSTIYTEENKKIEIPVIKAKVVDPTGAGDAYRAGFLVAYLKKYPLEKCGLIASAAASFVVEAKGSQTNLPTWDMVLNRLKRHGFNL, from the coding sequence ATGATAACTTGTATTGGGCATATAGCTTTAGATTATATTTTTAATATAGATAGATTTCCAGAACCCAATAGCTCTGTTCAAATTCCATCAGCTAAATTGTATTATGGAGGGGCAGCAGCAAATACTGCTGTAGCTATAAAGAAGTTAGGTGTGGATTGTGAATTAATATCGTGTGTAGGATATGATTTTAAGGATAGTAGATATGAAAAATATCTTAAAAAATTAGGAGTAAATATATCAAAACTCTATTATTCTGAAGATGAAGAAACTCCAAAAGCTTGGATTTTTACAGATAAAGAAAATAATCAGATAACATTTTTTTTATGGGGGGCTGCTAAACACTATAAAGAATTAAATCCTCCAAATTTTGATACTAATATAGTTCATATAGCTACTGGAGATCCTGATTATAATTTAAGGGCTGCAAAAAAAGCTTATGGAAAGGCTATAGTTTCTTTTGATCCTGGACAAGATTTGCCACAATATAGTGAAAATAGTCTTAGAGAATTAATAAAACATACAAATTTTTTATTTTTAAATAAATATGAATTTGATAGGATTAGTAAGATGTTAAATTTTAATTTAGATGATTTTTTAAAATATGTTGACATATTAGTGGTAACAAAAGGAGAGAAAGGAAGTACTATATATACAGAAGAGAATAAAAAAATAGAAATTCCTGTTATTAAAGCTAAAGTTGTTGATCCCACTGGGGCAGGAGATGCATATAGAGCAGGATTTTTAGTAGCATATTTAAAAAAATATCCATTGGAAAAGTGTGGTTTAATAGCTTCAGCAGCAGCATCTTTTGTTGTTGAAGCAAAAGGATCACAAACTAATTTGCCAACATGGGATATGGTTTTAAATAGATTAAAAAGACATGGGTTTAATTTATGA